From Camelina sativa cultivar DH55 chromosome 20, Cs, whole genome shotgun sequence, the proteins below share one genomic window:
- the LOC104772071 gene encoding KRR1 small subunit processome component homolog, producing MANMEEIEHEEQNIEKRVPKPWDEDPNIDRWTVEKFDPAWNPTGMLSSTDFTTLFPQYRKKYLQDCWPRIESALKEYGLACELNLVKGSMTVKTTMKTRDPFIVIKARDLIKLLSRSVPAPQAIKILDDEVQCDIIKIRNLVRNKERFVRRRQRLVGPNSSTLKTLEILTSCYILVQGSTVAAMGSWKGLKQIRKIVEDCIQNQMRPSMLVECNVNLYIACIVNRS from the exons ATGGCGAATATGGAAGAGATTGAGCACGAGGAGCAGAATATCGAGAAAAGGGTGCCGAAGCCATGGGACGAAGACCCAAACATCGACCGTTGGACTGTCGAGAAGTTCGACCCGGCATGGAATCCCACAGGCATGCTCTCTTCTACCGACTTCACCACACTCTTTCCTCAATACAGAAAGAAGTATCTTCAGGATTGCTGGCCTAGAATCGAATCCGCTCTCAAGGAATATGGTCTCGCCTGCGAGCTCAACCTG GTTAAAGGTTCTATGACTGTTAAAACGACGATGAAGACAAGAGATCCGTTCATTGTTATCAAAGCTAGGGATTTGATTAAGCTTCTTTCCAGAAGTGTCCCTGCTCCTCAG GCTATTAAGATTCTAGACGATGAGGTGCAATGTGATATCATCAAGATTCGTAACTTGGTTCGGAATAAG GAAAGATTTGTTAGAAGAAGGCAGCGACTTGTGGGTCCTAATTCCTCTACCTTGAAG ACGCTGGAAATATTAACCAGCTGTTACATTCTAGTTCAG GGAAGTACTGTAGCCGCAATGGGTTCATGGAAAGGTCTCAAACAAATCAGAAAGATTGTGGAAGACTGCATACAGAATCAAATGCGTCCTTCNATGTTGGTTGAATGTAATGTCAATTTGTATATAGCATGCATAGTCAACAGGTCATAA
- the LOC104772168 gene encoding uncharacterized protein LOC104772168 has protein sequence MDNGHEERLAQRFSGVGLGESSGSHENDVKNDSLFQVIKAVEAAEATIKQQVEENNLLKAELQRRYLELAKYKSGESLPQTSDLHSNATTGGSSPLHLLAAGVNPVDRGKGKINASGADSSGVAGASQLSSSPSTISLSPMRPLLEGDHSHINSFSHELMPVGGVNNSGTAWKQELIHKVQEQDQEILRLRKYLADYSVKEAQIRNETYVLEKRIAHMRLAFDQQQQDLIDAASKSLSYRQEIIEENIRLTYALQAAEQERSTFVSYLLPLLSEYSLHPQISDSQSIVSSVKVLFRHLQEKLHLTETKLKETEYQLAPWQSDVNHSNASPLSAYQPVGVGLRYSTDPEHHHQDGRGGSAASNYHFDDPESRSPAFQMPVQPALNQDESHGPNNRVQFREPLSNTFMDDAYPEEQADTNQTLENSTYVAVDDPSPSNYPILAPVLEEPSSSISEAADEDPLPGIADLQISGEPFPGRELQVSGHSINGTTKCNFEWVRHLEDGSVNYIDGTHFPYYPCFIPRIVFLFFFTGELVRVFANENCKITCHPEMQSHIEKSLYNGHALYKVTYSIGYMDIWEAATLSIKKEGYSIKPNNDPVITEKFSSSTAIVIPFDQPADFVIIGTDGVEHLCRVENDATDLSCSRDTIVLTLRLFLKKALQRKKQKKKGFLFNK, from the exons ATGGACAACGGCCATGAGGAAAGACTTGCCCAGAGGTTTTCAGGAGTGGGTCTCGGAGAATCTTCTGGTTCCCATGAAAACGATGTTAAAAACGATAGCTTGTTTCAAGTTATCAAAGCTGTTGAAGCAGCAGAAGCCACAATCAAGCAGCAG GTGGAGGAGAATAACCTCTTAAAGGCTGAGCTTCAGAGAAGATATCTGGAGCTTGCCAAATAT AAATCAGGAGAATCGTTGCCTCAGACATCTGATCTCCACTCGAATGCTACAACCGGTGGGTCTTCCCCGTTACACCTTTTGGCCGCTGGTGTTAATCCAGTTGACCGGGGGAAGGGAAAAATCAATGCTTCAGGTGCTGATTCGTCAG GTGTTGCGGGAGCCTCTCAATTGTCTTCGTCGCCATCTACAATATCATTGTCTCCTATGAG ACCGCTATTGGAAGGAGATCACTCGCACATCAACTCATTTTCTCATGAGTTGATGCCAGTAGGTGGAGTGAATAATTCGGGCACCGCATGGAAGCAG GAGCTCATTCACAAGGTCCAAGAACAGGACCAAGAGATTTTGCGCTTACGAAAATATCTTGCTGATTATTCTGTCAAG GAAGCCCAAATACGAAatgaaacatatgttttagaaaaaCGTATTGCGCACATGCGTTTG GCAtttgatcaacaacaacaagacctTATTGATGCTGCATCAAAATCTCTCTCATACAGACAAGAGATCATTGAGGAAAATATTCGCTTAACATATGCCTTACAG GCTGCAGAGCAAGAGAGATCTACTTTTGTGTCGTACTTGTTGCCTCTTCTGTCAGAATATTCGCTGCATCCACAAATTTCTGATTCTCAGTCTATTGTTAGCAGTGTGAAG GTTCTATTTAGGCATCTGCAGGAGAAGCTCCATCTTACTGAG ACAAAGCTAAAGGAGACAGAGTACCAGTTAGCACCGTGGCAGTCAGATGTAAATCACTCAAATGCGTCGCCTTTGTCAGCATATCAACCTGTTGGTGTGGGTTTGAGATACTCA ACAGATCCGGAACACCATCATCAAGATGGGCGTGGTGGCTCAGCTGCAAGTAATTACCATTTTGATGATCCCGAGAG TAGGTCGCCAGCCTTCCAGATGCCTGTGCAGCCAGCTCTCAACCAAGATGAATCTCATGGACCAAATAATCGTGTTCAGTTTCGTGAGCCCCTCAGCAATACTTTTATGGATGATGCATATCCAGAAGAACAAGCGGATACTAATCAAACTTTGGAAAATTCGACTTATGTGGCTGTTGATGATCCAAGCCCCTCAAATTATCCGATTTTGGCCCCAGTTCTTGAGGAACCATCTTCATCAATTTCCGAGG CTGCAGATGAGGATCCATTGCCAGGTATAGCAGACTTACAGATATCAGGAGAACCATTTCCTGGACGAGAGCTTCAGGTTTCTGGTCACTCTATCAATGGAACGACAAAATGTAATTTTGAG TGGGTACGACATCTGGAGGATGGATCAGTAAACTACATTGATGGTACACATTTTCCCTACTACCCTTGCTTTATTCCAAGGATTgtctttctgtttttctttaca GGGGAGCTTGTGAGGGTCTTCGCCAATGAGAATTGCAAGATCACATGTC ATCCAGAGATGCAGAGCCATATAGAGAAGAGTCTTTATAATGGTCATGCGTTATACAAAGTCACCTATTCA ATTGGTTATATGGATATATGGGAAGCAGCTACATTGTCTATTAAGAAAGAAGGCTACAGCATCAAACCTAATAATGATCCTGTAATTACAGAAAAGTTCTCCTCTTCTACTGCG ATTGTGATTCCCTTTGATCAGCCTGCGGATTTTGTGATTATTGGTACCGATGGTGTGGAGCATCTCTGTCGAGTGGAGAATGATGCAACAGATCTTAGCTG CTCAAGAGATACAATTGTGCTCACCCTTAGATTATTTCTAAAGAAG GCTCTGCagagaaagaagcagaagaaaaaaggatttttgtttaacaaatga
- the LOC104769052 gene encoding KRR1 small subunit processome component homolog — MAKVEEIEHEEEQNIEKRVRKKGKHDKPKPWDDDPNIDRWTVEKFDPAWNPTGLLATSEFSTLFPQYREKYLQDCWPTIESALKEYGIACKLNLVKGSMTVKTTMKTRDPFIVIKARDLIKLLSRSVPAPQAIKILDDEMQCDIIKIGNLVRNKERFVKRRQRLVGPNSSTLKALEILTSCYILVQGSTVAAMGSWKGLKQIRKIVEDCVQNKLHPVYHIKALMIKKELMKDPALATESWDRFLPTFKKKNVQQKKPKSKEKKPYTPFPPPQPPSKIDLQLESGEYFMSDKKKSEKKWQEKQEKQTEKSTENKRKRDASFLPPEEPVNNNKSTNSEDGKSDINELTNSLKSKTKELKKQKKTHERVNAEDYIDAPSAEPSKKKSKKNRD, encoded by the exons ATGGCGAAGGTGGAAGAGATTGAGCACGAGGAGGAGCAGAATATCGAGAAAAGGGTGAGGAAGAAAGGTAAACACGACAAGCCGAAGCCATGGGACGATGACCCAAACATTGACCGTTGGACTGTGGAGAAGTTCGACCCGGCATGGAATCCCACCGGCTTGCTCGCTACTAGCGAATTCTCCACACTCTTTCCTCAATACAGAGAGAAGTATCTTCAGGATTGCTGGCCTACAATCGAATCCGCTCTCAAGGAATATGGTATCGCCTGCAAGCTTAACCTG GTAAAAGGTTCTATGACTGTTAAAACGACGATGAAGACAAGAGATCCGTTCATCGTTATCAAAGCTAGGGATTTGATTAAGCTTCTTTCCAGAAGTGTCCCTGCTCCTCAG GCCATTAAGATTCTAGACGATGAGATGCAATGTGATATCATCAAGATTGGTAACTTGGTTCGGAATAAG GAAAGATTTGTTAAAAGAAGGCAGCGACTTGTGGGTCCTAATTCCTCTACCTTGAAG GCGCTGGAAATACTAACCAGCTGTTACATTCTAGTTCAG GGAAGTACTGTAGCCGCAATGGGTTCATGGAAAGGTCTCAAACAAATCAGAAAGATTGTGGAAGACTGCGTACAGAATAAATTGCATCCTGTATACCATATAAAG GCACTCATGATCAAAAAGGAACTGATGAAGGATCCAGCTCTTGCAACTGAAAGCTGGGATAGATTTCTTCCCACATTCAAGAA GAAAAATGTTCAGCAAAAGAAGCCCAAAAGCAAGGAGAAGAAGCCATACACACCTTTCCCTCCTCCACAACCGCCTAGCAAG ATTGATTTACAATTGGAGTCTGGAGAATACTTCATGAGTGACAAAAAGAAGTCAGAGAAGAAATGGCAGGAGAAGCAAGAGAAACAGACAGAGAAGAgtacagaaaacaaaagaaagagagatgccTCATTCCTCCCACCTGAG GAACCTGTGAACAACAACAAGTCAACCAATTCAGAGGATGGAAAGAGCGATATAAACGAGTTAACAAACTCTTTAAAG AGCAAGACAAAGgagttgaaaaaacaaaagaagacacaCGAGAGAGTGAATGCAGAGGATTATATTGATGCTCCATCTGCTGAACCTTCCAAGAAGAAATCCAAAAAGAATAGAGATTAA
- the LOC109131139 gene encoding uncharacterized protein LOC109131139 has translation MKESNHHYKLLSFGIVDCIGVLDGLQIPAHLPTKHQSRFHNKKGILTQNVLAACTFDSQFIFVYPGWEGSVEDLHILRAVLDDPNQNFPQAPKGKYYLVDREYTNTQGFIAPYPGTRYCLHEFRGASQMPQNAHELFNHRHMSLSNVIQRSFSMLKTRFPILISAPQYPFHVQRDLVIATCTLHNFIKREDGVHDWLFAACAEVCWSSGATVWTRGRRTGIAALEFYAYRCCC, from the exons ATGAAAGAATCTAATCATCATTACAAACTCTTGAGTTTTGGAATTGTG GATTGTATCGGAGTTTTAGATGGCTTGCAAATTCCTGCTCACCTTCCTACAAAACACCAGTCTCGGTTTCATAACAAGAAAGGCATACTTACTCAGAATGTGCTTGCAGCTTGCACTTTTGATTCACAGTTTATATTCGTCTATCCGGGATGGGAAGGCTCTGTTGAGGATTTACACATCTTAAGAGCAGTCCTAGACGATCCAAACCAGAATTTCCCACAAGCTCCCAAAG GAAAATATTATCTTGTCGATAGAGAGTACACAAACACACAAGGATTCATTGCTCCATACCCTGGAACAAGGTACTGTCTCCACGAGTTTCGTGGTGCAAGCCAAATGCCACAGAACGCACATGAGCTTTTTAATCACCGGCACATGTCTCTAAGCAACGTTATTCAAAGATCATTCAGCATGCTGAAAACCCGGTTTCCAATCCTGATATCGGCGCCTCAGTATCCGTTCCATGTCCAGAGGGATCTAGTGATTGCTACTTGTACTTTACATAACTTCATTAAAAGGGAAGACGGGGTTCATGACTGGCTCTTTGCTGCTTGTGCTGAAGTATGTTGGTCTAGTGGAGCAACCGTATggacaagaggaagaagaactgGAATTGCTGCACTTGAATTCTACGCCTACAGATGTTGTTGCTGA
- the LOC104772167 gene encoding lipoyl synthase, chloroplastic-like — protein MRVRGCLVADADQCGVSVVGDGRFVFVEEEFDGKPSWLRQKAPQGERFQEVKESLSRLNLNTVCEEAQCPNIGECWNGGGDGVATATIMVLGDTCTRGCRFCAVKTSRNPSPPDPMEPENTAKAIASWGVDYIVITSVDRDDIPDGGSGHFAQTVKAMKRHKPDIMIECLTSDFRGDLEAVDTLVHSGLDVFAHNVETVKRLQRLVRDPRAGYEQSMSVLKHAKISKPGMITKTSIMLGLGETDEELKEAMADLRAIDVDILTLGQYLQPTPLHLTVKEYVTPEKFDFWKTYGESIGFRYVASGPLVRSSYRAGELYVKTMVKESYSKSSS, from the exons ATGCGAGTCCGGGGATGTCTCGTCGCCGATGCGGACCAATGCGGTGTCTCTGTCGTCGGAGATGGAAGGTTCGTCTTCGTTGAAGAAGAGTTTGATGGA AAACCTTCTTGGTTGAGACAAAAGGCTCCACAAGGTGAGAGGTTTCAGGAGGTGAAGGAGTCTCTTTCTCGTCTCAATCTCAACACTGTTTGTGAAGAAGCTCAGTGCCCTAACATCGGCGAG TGTTGGAATGGAGGTGGTGATGGTGTAGCAACTGCAACCATCATGGTTCTTGGTGATACTTGTACTCGTGGCTGTAGATTTTGTGCTGTTAAAACCAGTAGAAATCCGTCTCCTCCTGATCCAATGGAACCAGAGAACACTGCCAAGGCCATAGCCAGTTGGGG TGTAGACTACATAGTTATTACCAGTGTAGACCGTGACGATATACCTGATGGTGGAAGTGGACATTTTGCCCAGACTGTTAAAGCGATGAAG AGACATAAGCCGGATATAATGATAGAATGCTTAACTTCTGATTTCCGTGGGGACTTGGAGGCTGTCGATACTCTTGTGCACTCGGGATTGGATGTTTTTGCTCACAATGTCGAGACTGTGAAAAGGCTTCAGCGGCTTGTAAGAGATCCTAGGGCTGG ATATGAGCAGAGCATGTCGGTTTTGAAACATGCAAAGATCAGCAAACCTGGAATGATCACAAAGACATCTATAATGCTTGGTCTGGGAGAAACAGACGAAGAGTTGAAGGAAGCAATGGCTGATTTAAGAGCAATAGATGTTGACATTCTAACACTTGGCCAGTATTTACAG CCAACTCCATTGCATCTGACTGTGAAAGAGTATGTCACACCTGAGAAGTTTGATTTCTGGAAAACATACGGAGAATCAATAGGATTCCGCTATGTTGCAAGTGGTCCACTG GTAAGATCTTCATACAGAGCAGGAGAGCTATATGTTAAGACAATGGTGAAAGAAAGCTACTCTAAATCTTCGTCCTAA
- the LOC104769054 gene encoding uncharacterized protein At5g08430-like, translating to MGDITWVEEGNNNVSAISSRKRKARPKRFEFIGWGSRQLIEFLQSLGKDTTDMISRYDVTDTIAKYIAKEGLLDLSNKKKVKCDRRLLSLFGTRKIFRMKVYDLLEKHYAENQDDSDFDFLYDDETPQIICHSDKVAKMGSKVVVKKPRARGTFAAIVSDNIKLIYLRKSLVQELIKSPDTFEGKMLGSFVRIKSDPNDYLQKNPYQLVQVTGVKKEHGTDDFLLQVTNYVTDVFISMLSDDNFSQEECEDLQQRIKNELLKKPTIVEMEEKARSLHEDQTKHWLGREIIQLQRLIDRANEKGWRRELSEYLEKKVLLQNPEEQARLIREVPEVIEEKLVPNPEASPEAHNSDNEQQLSESPLSCIQETPEVRNLFGREDQQCNGYLISNPNTTPGITSHAMELNERLPTWIASTGDEYLHGDVEQPANGITGGETPIKESEVSQHQSNISVTNPNNVSQAQPNPSEIIELSDDDEDDNGDGETLDPRVEDVQVPCYDKEKLNWLYKDPQGLVQGPFSLMQLKVWSDADYFSRTFRVWMTGQSMESAVLLTDVLRRV from the exons ATGGGGGATATAACTTGGGTTGAGGAGGGTAATAACAATGTCTCTGCAATATCATCGAGGAAAAGAAAAGCTAGACCTAAAAGATTCGAATTCATAGGATGGGGTTCGAGACAACTCATTGAGTTTCTCCAGTCACTTGGTAAAGATACTACTGATATGATCTCTCGCTATGATGTTACTGATACCATTGCTAAGTACATTGCTAAAGAAGGTCTTTTGGATCTttctaataaaaagaaagttaaatgcGATCGAAGGTTGCTTTCGCTTTTCGGGACTAGGAAGATTTTCAGAATGAAAGTCTATGATTTGTTGGAAAAGCATTACGCTGAGAATCAGGATGATTcggattttgattttctttatgATGATGAGACGCCTCAGATCATTTGTCATTCGGATAAGGTAGCTAAAATGGGGAGTAAGGTTGTTGTTAAGAAACCTAGAGCTAGAGGTACTTTTGCTGCGATTGTTAGTGATAATATCAAGCTTATCTACTTGAGAAAGAGTTTAGTTCAGGAATTGATCAAGTCTCCTGACACCTTTGAGGGTAAAATGTTGGGAAGTTTTGTGAGGATTAAGTCTGATCCTAATGATTATCTTCAGAAGAACCCTTATCAGCTTGTTCAGGTTACAG GCGTGAAGAAGGAACATGGGACTGAtgattttcttcttcaggttaCAAACTATGTGACAGACGTTTTTATATCTATGCTCTCTGATGATAATTTCTCCCAG GAAGAATGTGAAGATTTGCAGCAGAGAATAAAGAACGAGCTTCTTAAGAAGCCTACAATT gtggagatggaagaaaaggcTAGAAGTTTACATGAAGATCAGACAAAACAC TGGCTTGGAAGAGAAATTATACAGTTACAAAGGCTTATTGATCGGGCCAATGAGAAGGGATGGCGAAGAGA GCTGTCTGAGTACCTGGAGAAGAAGGTTCTTCTTCAAAATCCAGAAGAACAGGCCCGGTTAATCCGTGAAGTTCCAGAAGTTATTGAAGAGAAACTTGTACCGAACCCTGAAGCGTCCCCTGAGGCTCATAATAGTGACAACGAGCAACAATTGAGTGAATCTCCATTATCGTGCATCCAAGAAACCCCAGAAGTCCGCAACCTCTTTGGTAGAGAAGATCAACAATGTAATGGCTATCTAATATCAAACCCCAACACAACTCCGGGAATCACGTCTCATGCTATGGAATTAAACGAGAGATTGCCAACTTGGATTGCTTCTACAG GTGATGAATATCTTCATGGAGATGTAGAGCAGCCAGCAAATGGCATCACTGGAGGAGAGACGCCGATTAAAGAGTCTGAAGTTTCTCAGCATCAGTCAAATATATCAGTAACTAATCCCAACAACGTATCTCAAGCTCAACCAAATCCATCAGAGATAATCGAACTGAGcgatgatgacgaagatgacAACGGTGATGGAGAGACCCTTGACCCTAGAGTTGAAGATGTTCAGGTTCCGTGTTATGATAAAGAGAAGTTAAACTGGTTATACAAAGATCCCCAGGGTCTTGTACAGGGACCTTTCTCTCTCATGCAACTCAAAGTTTGGAGCGACGCAGATTACTTCAGCAGAACCTTCAGGGTTTGGATGACAGGACAAAGCATGGAATCCGCGGTTTTACTAACCGATGTTCTTCGTCGAGTTTAA
- the LOC104772169 gene encoding uncharacterized protein LOC104772169: protein MMNLALALETKLTSLVDITSLPLLVLDQQQHAREVARLVAMLEIAAASKMRAAALTKDGDRFSISKCIKALDDLQDSSTSNEDFDIELDEMELVAAAAGYLYYQSCVNQPQSNSPPTICTYLKALLEGPVKDCRELLRMDKHVFHKLSETLRGKGLLRDTTGVLVEEQLLYS, encoded by the exons ATGATGAACCTTGCTCTGGCTCTGGAGACGAAGTTAACGTCACTGGTGGACATAACAAGTCTACCCCTTCTAGTTCTGGACCAACAACAACACGCAAGAGAGGTCGCAAGGCTTGTGGCGATGCTAGAAATCGCAGCAGCTTCCAAAATGAGGGCAGCGGCATTGACCAAGGACGGGGATAGGTTCTCTATCAGCAAATGCATCAAAGCATTGGACGATTTACAAG ATTCGTCCACTAGTAACGAAGATTTTGACATAGAATTGGATGAGATGGAATTAGTTGCTGCAGCTGCTGGTTACTTGTACTACCAAAGTTGTGTGAATCAACCTCAGAGTAATTCGCCACCTACGATATGTACATATTTGAAAGCCTTGCTAGAAGGACCTGTTAAAGATTGCAGGGAACTGCTTCGGATGGATAAGCATGTGTTTCATAAGCTATCTGAAACACTTCGAGGGAAAGGCTTGCTGCGTGATACTACTGGTGTTTTGGTAGAAGAGCAGTTGCTATATTCTTAA
- the LOC104769053 gene encoding KRR1 small subunit processome component homolog — translation MANMEEIEHEEQNIEKRVPKPWDEDPNIDRWTVEKFDPAWNPTGMLSSTDFTTLFPQYRKKYLQDCWPRIESALKEYGLACELNLVKGSMTVKTTMKTRDPFIVIKARDLIKLLSRSVPAPQAIKILDDEVQCDIIKIRNLVRNKERFVRRRQRLVGPNSSTLKTLEILTSCYILVQGSTVAAMGSWKGLKQIRKIVEDCIQNQMRPSYHIKALLIKKELMKDPALAEHNH, via the exons ATGGCGAATATGGAAGAGATTGAGCACGAGGAGCAGAATATCGAGAAAAGGGTGCCGAAGCCATGGGACGAAGACCCAAACATCGACCGTTGGACTGTCGAGAAGTTCGACCCGGCATGGAATCCCACAGGCATGCTCTCTTCTACCGACTTCACCACACTCTTTCCTCAATACAGAAAGAAGTATCTTCAGGATTGCTGGCCTAGAATCGAATCCGCTCTCAAGGAATATGGTCTCGCCTGCGAGCTCAACCTG GTTAAAGGTTCTATGACTGTTAAAACGACGATGAAGACAAGAGATCCGTTCATTGTTATCAAAGCTAGGGATTTGATTAAGCTTCTTTCCAGAAGTGTCCCTGCTCCTCAG GCTATTAAGATTCTAGACGATGAGGTGCAATGTGATATCATCAAGATTCGTAACTTGGTTCGGAATAAG GAAAGATTTGTTAGAAGAAGGCAGCGACTTGTGGGTCCTAATTCCTCTACCTTGAAG ACGCTGGAAATATTAACCAGCTGTTACATTCTAGTTCAG GGAAGTACTGTAGCCGCAATGGGTTCATGGAAAGGTCTCAAACAAATCAGAAAGATTGTGGAAGACTGCATACAGAATCAAATGCGTCCTTCATACCATATAAAG GCACTCTTGATCAAAAAGGAACTGATGAAGGATCCAGCTCTTGCAGAGCATAACCACTAG